In the genome of Gemmatimonadota bacterium, the window CGAGAATTACCGCGGCGGCGGCCTGTTCCGCGTGCGCCAGGACATCCAGGGCAAACCCGAATACATGGCCCGTTTCCCGTGGCCGGATAAACCAGGACAGGAGGAATGAATGGCCTTCGATGTCGTCATTCGCGGCGCTGATGTAATCGATGGTACCGGGCAGACGAACCGGTACCGTGCGGACGTGGGGTTGCGGGACGGCCGCGTGGCGGGGATCGGAGACCTGTCGGATGTGGATACCGCCCGGACGATTGACGCCAGCGGCCATATCGTCTGCCCCGGCTTCATCGACGTCCACGTTCACTCCGAGAATTCCCTGCTGGGCGGCCGGGACCAGATGGGCGGCCTCCGGCAGGGCGTGACGACCCATTTGCTGGCGCCGGACGGCTTCGGCTGGGCCGGCCTGTCGCGCGAAGAGGCCCTACCCTTATGGCATTACACGCAGTTCGCCTACGGCGAACCCCTTAAGCCGGTCGACTGGCCCACCATCGAGTCCTACCTGGACCTCTTCCCCGGCCGCTCACCCGCCAACGTGTATCCCCAGGTGCCGCACTGCGCCGTGCGCGTCAAGGCCATGGGCTGGGACCCGGGGCCGCCCACGCCGGACCAGCTGAAGGTCATGGAAGCGGAGACCCGCGCGTGGATGGAAGCCGGCGCAGGCTGCCTGTGCCTGGGACTGGACTACCAGCCCAGCGCCAACGCGCCCTTCGAGGAGCTGGTGGCGCTTTGCAAGGTCGCCCTAGAGTACGACGGGATCTACGCCGCCCACCTGCGGTACCAGATCCTTGGGCGGGAACGGGCATGGCAGGAGATCATCGACCTGCACCGGGCCAGCGGCATTCCCGTTCACGTGTCCCACGAGCGTGTCGACGACATGTCGGGCCGGATCCTGGATCAGGCCGTGAAAGACGGGGTGGACATCACCTTCGAATCCTATCTCTACCCGGCCGGCATGACCCACATCACCATGCAGTTGCCCATGTGGGTGCAAACGGGCAGTCCCGACGAAGTGCTCGAGCGAATGCGTCAGCCGGAAACCCGCCAAAAAGCCCTGGAGCATCTGAAATCGACGAACCTGGCGGACCGCCAGTACATCGGCTATACCCGTTCCGGCGAATTTGCGGGGATGACTCTGGGCGAGGCCGCGCGGAGCGTGAACAAGTCCAACGAGGAATTCGCCTACGACCTCGTGCTCGATGAAGACGGCATCCAGGCCTTCGTCATGTTCTGGCCTGCGCCGGAAGCGGAAGTCGACGCCGTGCTGAACCAGACGGCGCCCCATCCCCTCATGATGGTCGCCAGCGACGGCGTCTATGACTGTACCCATCCCCATCCCCGGGGACAGGGATGCTTCGCCCAGATGCTCAGGAAGTTCGTCCGAGAGCGTGGACTGCTATCCCTGGAGGAAGCGGTTTACAAGATGAGCGGCTTTCCGGCGGAACGATACAGGCTGAAAGACCGGGGCGCCCTCCGCGAAGGCGCTCCCGCGGACGTGGTCGTCTTCGATCCCCACACCGTTGCCGACCGGGCCACCTTCGAAGCGCCGATTCAGCCTCCCGACGGCATTCCCCATGTCTTCGTCAACGGCATTCCCGTCATCGAAAACCACGAGCCCACGGAACACCGTCCGGGCCAGGTCCTGCGCAGAGGATAGGAAGGGACGCGTTGTAGATACATGGATTGGGATCTGGCATCTTACTTTCCAGCCTTCGACGGTCCTGAAATGCGCCGTTTCAAGGCCGACCTCCGGGACGATTTGGATGCGTTGCTGACCGGTGCCTCGGATACGGCCCCATTGGGTTCCGATAACCAGGAGGCGTGGGAGCGGATCGTTCTCTCTTTCGAAGACGTCGTCACCCGGTTGCGACACCTGGGTTCCTACGTTTCCTGTATTACCTCCGCGGACGCGAACAACGAGGATTTCGCCGCGGAGGAAGGCGCATTGAGCCTGCTGGACGCCCAGATGTCCAAGATCCTCGTGGAGCTGCAGCGGGGGTTCAAGTCCCCTTCCGACGAGGAATTCGAAGCTTTCACTTCCCGCCCCGCCCTCCGGGACGCCCAATTCCGCATTGCACGGATCCGGGAGCAATCCCGGTTCACCATGTCCACCGAGGAAGAGCACCTGGCGTCGGACCTGGGCGTAGACGGCATCGAGGCCTGGGGACGTCTATACGACCGGGTCTCGGGTAAGCTGACCTTTGGTATGGCCTATCCGGACGGACGGCTGGAGCAGGTGCCCATGTCGCAGCGCCGCGCCTTGATGGAACACCCCGACCGGCGCGTGCGCCGCGCCGCCTTCGAAGGCGGCAACGAGGCCTGGGCATCGATCGAGACCGTTCCGGCCGCCGCGTTGAACGCCATCGGAGGTACGCGGTTGACCCTGTACCGCCATCGCGGCATGGACCATTATCTGGATAAGGCCCTCTTCCAGGCGGCCATCTCCCGCGAAACGCTGGACGCCATGTTCGAAGCGGTGTTCTCGGAAATCGACGTCGCCCGAAGCATCCTGGCGTACAAGGCGCGCCTCATGGGCGGCCGCACATTGGGATGGTATGATCTCTCGGCTCCCTTGACCGTAGAGAACAAGGACGAGCCGTCCTGGGAAGATGCCAGGACCCTGGTGCATCGGGCCTTCTCCGCCGGATATCCCGCATTGGCGGACTACACGGCAGAAGCCTATGAGAAAAACTGGATCGACTGGTCGCCCCGGCCGGGCAAGCGTCCCGGCGCCTTCTGCACGGGATCTCCCCTGACGAAAGAGTCCCGTGTCTACATGACATACAACGACAACATGGGCGACATGTTGACGCTGGCCCACGAACTGGGACACGCCTTTCACGGCCATCTGATGCGTGAGGAACGAACGCTGAACCGTGCCTACCCCATGACCCTGGCCGAATCCGCTTCCACTTTCGGCGAGATGCTGCTCATGCGCGGGTTGATGGAGGAGCCGGACATCAGCACCGAAACCAGGGCTTTTCTCTTAAACCTGGAGGCCAGCGACGGCGCCACCTACCTGCTGGACATTCCAGTGCGATTCGAATTCGAGAAGGCCTTCCACGAAGAACGGACGGCTGGAGAGGTCAGCATAAGCAGGCTGAAGGAACTGATGGTCGAGACCCAGCGCCGCGTGCTCGGTGGCGTGCTGGATCCAGATGGCGGAGATCCCTATTTCTGGGCGTCGAAGCTCCATTTCTACATCACGGACACCACGTTCTACAATTTCCCCTATACCTTCGGCTACCTGCTCAGCCGGGGTCTCTTCGCCCAGTACGAGAGGCAAGGTCCGGACTTCCTGCCGGGATACGAGCAGTACCTGAAGCTGACCGGCAGCGATACGGCGGAAAATGTGGTGCGACGAAGTACGGGACTCGAACTTACGGAACCCGCATTCTGGTCTGACGCCATTCGCGGTCTGGAGGGCGTTCTGGATCAGTTGAAGGTCAGCGTGGCCGGGAGCCGGGCCGTGCTGAACTAGCAGGATCGCCGGAGTGAAAGGACCGAAGTATATGACAAAGGTCATCGAGGGGGAGCGCAACCGTTTCCACGGCGTGGAAGTCGGTTCGGACGCCCTGCCCGACACAGCGGACGGCTTTATGGAGCGCCTGGACCACTCGATCCGGGAGTGGAAGGCAGAGGGCCTCCAGGTCGCCTGGTTCAAGGTTCCCCTGTCCCGCGCCTTTCTCATTCCCGCACTGGTGGACGCGGGAAGTGTATTTCACCACAGTACCACCGACTACCTGATGCTGACGCTTCGCCTGGCCGAAGGCGCGTTCGTGCCGATGTACGCGACGCATTACATCGGCGCCGGCGGCGTGGTGATAAACGAAAAGAACGAACTGCTCGTGGTCTGCGAACGGTTTCGCGGGGGCCGCGCGCCGTACTACAAGCTGCCCGGCGGAGCGCTGCAGCCGGAGGAGCACCTGGCCGAAGGCGTCGTCCGCGAAGTATTCGAGGAAACGGGCGTGCCGACCCGCTTCGACGGCCTGGTCTGCTTCCGCCACTGGCACGGTTACCGCTACGACAAGTCCGATATTTACTTCGTCTGCCGCCTGAAGCCGCTTCACCAGATCATCAAGATGCAGGCTTCCGAGATCGAAGAATGCCTTTGGATGTCCGTGGCGACCTACATGGGCTCGGAGAACGTCAGCCAGTTCAACAAGCTCATCGTCAAGGCCGCCGTGGAGAACCAGGGATTGAAGGAAACCTGGGTCGACGGCTACGGAGACCCGGACCGGTACGAGTTTTTCATGCCGGAGTAGGGCAGTGATCATATAGAGCGGACTATTGTTATGGTCTCTTTGAATGTACGTGGGAGTAAACCCGGATGAGCACTTATGTGATAATATCCACTTTCGTCGTCGCGATTATCCTGGTGGTCTTTGTTTTCAGGAAACACGTAAACTCCACGGCTTCCCTGGTAACTGTGATCGGGGTGCTTGGGACTTTCTGTGGAATAGCATGGGGACTTGCGCATTTTAACCCTGCGAATCCTGACGAAAGCATACCCGAATTGCTCGACGGGTTGATGTTCGCGTTCTTGACCTCTATTTGCGGGATATTCGCGTCAGTTGTCATCAAGCTGACCGAGTTGTACAAAATGAAGAAAAGAACGGATTCGGAGGAATCGCAGCCTGTTGTCGGAGCGACGATTGACGATTTGGCGGCAACCCTGGTGGATATCCTGAGTGCGATACAGAACGGCGCTAAAGAAAACAGGGAGACATTGAAATCAGTTGAGGCTGCATTAACCGGGGATGGTGAAAGCACCGTTCTCACTCAGCTGCAAAAACTCAGAACCAGCTTCTTGGATAAACAGGACGAAGTCATTCGGGCTATAACGGCATTTTCAGATCAAGTCGCCGAAGACAATACAAACGCGTTGATAGAAGCGCTCGAATCTGTTATGAGGGATTTCAATACGAAGATAAACGAACAATTCGGGGACAATTTCAAGCACCTGAATGAAGCCGTTGGCCGTGTCAATGACTGGCAGGAACAGTATCGGTTACAAATGAATGACCTTGCCGACGTAATTGCAGCCGCGATGGAGAGCATGGATAAATCGCGTCAGACACTGGAGACAATCACCAAACAGTCCGATGTATTTGTCGCCACCGCTAATCACCTAGAACCTGTTCTTCAAACGCTTCAGGAACAGTTGGTGTCAATGAACAATCAGATGGAAGCGTTCAGCACTCTGAGTGAAAATGCCCGTGTTGCATTTCCACTGATAGAAGAACGCCTTGAAAAACTGACCACCGAGTTTTCTGAAGCCGCGTTGGATACCATAAGCAGATCCCAAGAGGATGTAAGGAACCAACGACGCAATCTCGACAGACATGCCTCGCAATTCGATGAATTAGTCCAAAAGACCCACGAGCAGTTTGAAAAACTGATTAATGATACAAACACAAAACTGACCGCGGAGTCCGAAAGAGTTTTCACGGAAAGCACACGACAAATTGCTCAGCAAATCAGCGTGTTAGACAAGGCGTTGGAGAAGGCGCTTACAGAGTCGATCAACTCGATGGGTAACCAACTCGCAAGCCTCTCAACCAAGTTTGTCGAGGATTACGGTCCCCTTACATCTAGGCTCCGCGAAGTTGTTAGGTTGGCAGACGGCCTGCCGAGCAATACTGATTCAAACCCCGACAGTTAATGGATGTAACGAACATGGAACTGACCCCGACAAGCCAGAAAGAAACCGAAGAAACATGGATTTCGATCTCGGACATGATGGCCGGTCTGATGGTGATATTTCTCTTTATTGCAATAAGTTACATGCTATATGTCAGATCTGAAAAAGACAAGATTGAACAGATCGCCCATACTTATAACCAGCTACAGTCCGCATTGATAGACAGCCTCAATAATGAATTCAGGTACGACTTCGAAAAGTGGAATGCTGAACTGGTCGATACTACACTATCAATTCAGTTCAGGGCTAATCGGTTAAATGTGCTGTTCGGGCAAGGCGAGGCCAAGTTACGTCCGTATTTCCAGAATATCCTGAGCGAGTTCTTTCCACGTTATTTGGAAGTTCTAAAGCAATTTAAAGACGAAATCACGGAAATTAGAATAGAGGGGCATACCTCCAGTGAGTGGATTACCGGTGTAGGACCTGACAAAGCCTATATCCTGAATATGGAACTTTCGCAGGGAAGGACTCGAAGCGTGCTCGAGTTTGTGTTGCAAATGCCTTCTATAGAGCAACAGGATAGAAATTGGATCAAAGGGGTGTTGACCGCGAACGGTCTGTCTTCAAGCCAGTTGCTGTTTGTAGAGGGCACTGAAGACAGAGAAGACAGAGTAAAATCCAGAAGAGTGGAATTCAGGGTACAGACTAACGCGGAAAAACGAATCGATATTATCGTGAATCAAAAACAGGGATCATGAATCTACCTGATTTCAAGCAGCATGAGTTGTTCAACCGGTTTAGAAGAATGATGAACGCCCGATTGGTAGACTGGAGCGAGGGCGGACTGTGGAATTCCATCGATATTGATGAGATACTGGAAACGACCGGTCATGACATTTCGCCAGAGGAATTAACCATAGCAGGAGATGGAACCCTGGAATACAAAGGCCGTAAAGTAGTGGTTTACATTCGTGACCAGCGTGTTCAGTACCAACCATACAAGTTTCATGTTGCCGACTGCAAGAAGTTGACAGAAATGAGGGATAATGATCGATACCATAGATATGTAGTGTCAAATAGAACGGACGGTACATTCACCGTAAACTCATATGACCGAGGTCAGATTGTAGAAAAGGACGCCACAAAGAAAATGTCAATATGTAGGTATTGTCTAATTCGTTTAAATTACAATGGTTATGCGAATCGGGATGATCAGTCACGGAACAGGATTCTCGAGTCGTTTGAACTGGATAAGTTTTTTAGAAGATACTCTTCACATATCACAATTGAACCGACACACACGAACGTCACCGCACCGGCTGACAGTTATACTGTTCATTGGGAACAAATCTCCCGATTATTCAAGGCACGTAAGAACTGGCAATGTGAAGAATGCCAAGTTTCCCTGTATGACAGGCGAATGTACCTGCACGTTCACCACAAAGACGGAGACAAGAACAATAACAAACGCGAAAACCTCCAGGCTTTGTGCATAGCCTGCCACGCAAAGCTACCCCACCACGATCACTTGACACAACAACCTGAATACATCGCATACATTAACTGGAAACATACCATCCAAGGACCTACCCATGGCTAAAACGCGCCGCTACCGCAAGAAGCGTCCCAATATCGTCCTTTTGGGCGTCGATTCCCTTCTGGCCGATCACATGAGCTGCTACGGCTACGATCGACAGACCACGCCCCACATCGACCGGTTCGCCGAAGGCGGCGCGCTGTTTGAGAAGACGTACAGCGCCCATATCCCCACGACCAGCGCCTACGCGTCCATGCTGACCGGCCTGGACGCCTTCGGCACCCAGGTGGTGGCCTTGCGGCACAAGGGCGGGCTTCGGGAGGACGTGCAGACGCTGCCCGAGATCCTGCGGGAGCGTGGATACGCGACCACCAGCGTGGGCTTTGCTGGGAACCCGTCGGCCCGGGGTTTCGACAAGTACATCGAGTATCCGAGCTGGGGAAGCTGGAACGAGGGGCGCAGTCCCAAGGCGCAGGAGCTGAACAACGTGGCGATCCCGGAGCTGGACCGGCTTGCCAGGCAGCGCGGACCGTTCTTTCTGTTTCTGCGCCACATGGATCCCCATGCGCCGTACCTGCCGCCGGAGCCTTACGAGCGCATGTTCTATCACGGCGACGAGTGTGATCCCAAAAACAGGTCCATGGATCCGGTCATGGCGTTCAAGCCCTTTTGCGACTTCTTCGCCTCGTGGATGCCGCCGGGCATCACCGACAAGGATTACGTCATCGCCCAGTACGACGGCGCCGTGGCGTACATGGACGCCTGCATCCAGACGATCTTCAACGCCCTCGAGGCGCACGGCATCATGGACGAGACGATCGTGATCCTCAACGGAGACCACGGCGAGACGCTCTACGACCACGAATGCTGGTTCGATCACCACGGTCTCTACGACGTGACGCTCCACGTCCCGCTCATCATCCGGTATCCGGGCAGGATCCCCGCGGGAAGCCGGATTAGCGGATACAACCAACACAAGGACCTCGTGCCCACCATCATGGACCTGGCCGGGATCGACAGTGGGATCGACTTCGACGGAAACAGCCTGATGTCCCTGGTCGACGGCACGTTGCCTTCCTTCGACAGCGAGTTCTACATCACCGAGTGCACCTGGATGCGCAAGCACGGCTGGCGTACTCCGCAGTGGAAGCTGATGGTCGCCCTGGAGCCGGATTTTCATTTCAAGCCCCCGGTCGAGCTGTACAACGTGGTGGAGGACCCGGACGAGAATAACAACCTGGCCGAAGAGCTTCCAGAGGTGGTGAACCTGCTCAAGCGGCAGATGAACAGCTGGATCCGGAAGCGGGTGCGGGAGACCGGCAAGCGTAATCCCATGCTTACCCAGGGCGACTGGCACGGGCACGAGGGGGTCGGCGCTTTCAAGTCCTCACAGCAGGCCTACGATACGATGCACATCGGAGATCCCAACCAGGCCGCCAGCCTGCAGGCGCGTAGTCGGTGATGAGGGTCGATTCGAGTGGGTCGGAAGTCGTCCTCACTTCGTGGGAGCCCGCAAGGAAGACCTGACCAGGTCCGCACGAGCCGGGATGATGTAGTTGAGCAAGTGACTGAAATATCATAATTTAACACGCACAATGGAAGTAGCGCGATTTGCGCAAAGGAGCGATTGACGATGGGCTTGAATATCGCGGTGGTGGGCATGGGCGGCATCGGTAACAATCATGCTCGGAACTACCAGGCACATGACGCCTGCACGATCGTGGCTGTTTGTGATGCCATCAAGGACAAGGCCGACGAGGCAGCGCAGGCTTACGGCTGCCGGGCGTTCTACAGCGTCGGTGACCTGCTGAACAGCGGCCCGAAGGTTGACGCGGCCAGCGTCTGTACGGCCGGCGTGGAAAACGGCGGGGATCACTACGAACCTACGATGGAACTGCTGGGCGGCGGCATCGCCGTGCTGGGCGAGAAGCCTATATCGAATGAGATCCCGAAGGCCCGGGAAATGGTCGCGCTGGCGCGGGAACGGGGCCTTCGCTACGGAATCAACCTCAATCACCGCTTCACGCCGGCCGCCCTGCGGGCGAAGGAATGGGTCGAGGCCGGCCGGCTGGGCGAACTGAACATCATCAACATGACGATGTGGATCAATAACCCCAACGAAAGCTCGCCCCACTTCCACATGCGGGCCCTCCATCCCCATTCCATTGATGTGATGCGCTATTTCTGCGGCGACGTGGCGAAGGTACAGGCCTTCTTCAGGAAGGGCAGGGGCCGGAAGATCTGGTCCAACGTTCAGGTCAACATGTTGTTCGAAAGCGGCATTGTCGGCCATCTGACCGGCAGCTACGATGCCGGGGGCAGTTACGGGCTGGAGACCTGCGAGGTCGTAGGCTCGGACGCCCGGTTCGTCCTGCGTGAGGCCTGCGAGCAGCTTGAGTTCTACCCCAGGCATTCCCGGGAAGTGGAAACCTATCAATACCTGGGCGGGATGATGGGCTTTTCCGAGACCTTCGGCTCGCGGATTACCCGCTGGATCGAGCAGAACCTGGAAGGCGCGGCGCCGGATGAGATCGACGCGAAGGCCGAGGACGCCCTGCGCGCCCAGTTGGTCATCGAGGCCGCCATCGAATCCTGGGACTCGAATTCTGTGGTGACGGTGCAGTACTGACAGTGATCGTCTTTCAGTGGTGATCGCCTTTCTGTATGGAAATTCGAGAACTGCCGGCGTATTTGGTTAAACGCGAGTCGTTAAACCCTAAGGAGAAAACATGAAGCTTGGCGCCAACTCGGTACTGTTCGGCGGGT includes:
- a CDS encoding Gfo/Idh/MocA family oxidoreductase produces the protein MGLNIAVVGMGGIGNNHARNYQAHDACTIVAVCDAIKDKADEAAQAYGCRAFYSVGDLLNSGPKVDAASVCTAGVENGGDHYEPTMELLGGGIAVLGEKPISNEIPKAREMVALARERGLRYGINLNHRFTPAALRAKEWVEAGRLGELNIINMTMWINNPNESSPHFHMRALHPHSIDVMRYFCGDVAKVQAFFRKGRGRKIWSNVQVNMLFESGIVGHLTGSYDAGGSYGLETCEVVGSDARFVLREACEQLEFYPRHSREVETYQYLGGMMGFSETFGSRITRWIEQNLEGAAPDEIDAKAEDALRAQLVIEAAIESWDSNSVVTVQY
- a CDS encoding sulfatase translates to MAKTRRYRKKRPNIVLLGVDSLLADHMSCYGYDRQTTPHIDRFAEGGALFEKTYSAHIPTTSAYASMLTGLDAFGTQVVALRHKGGLREDVQTLPEILRERGYATTSVGFAGNPSARGFDKYIEYPSWGSWNEGRSPKAQELNNVAIPELDRLARQRGPFFLFLRHMDPHAPYLPPEPYERMFYHGDECDPKNRSMDPVMAFKPFCDFFASWMPPGITDKDYVIAQYDGAVAYMDACIQTIFNALEAHGIMDETIVILNGDHGETLYDHECWFDHHGLYDVTLHVPLIIRYPGRIPAGSRISGYNQHKDLVPTIMDLAGIDSGIDFDGNSLMSLVDGTLPSFDSEFYITECTWMRKHGWRTPQWKLMVALEPDFHFKPPVELYNVVEDPDENNNLAEELPEVVNLLKRQMNSWIRKRVRETGKRNPMLTQGDWHGHEGVGAFKSSQQAYDTMHIGDPNQAASLQARSR
- a CDS encoding D-aminoacylase is translated as MAFDVVIRGADVIDGTGQTNRYRADVGLRDGRVAGIGDLSDVDTARTIDASGHIVCPGFIDVHVHSENSLLGGRDQMGGLRQGVTTHLLAPDGFGWAGLSREEALPLWHYTQFAYGEPLKPVDWPTIESYLDLFPGRSPANVYPQVPHCAVRVKAMGWDPGPPTPDQLKVMEAETRAWMEAGAGCLCLGLDYQPSANAPFEELVALCKVALEYDGIYAAHLRYQILGRERAWQEIIDLHRASGIPVHVSHERVDDMSGRILDQAVKDGVDITFESYLYPAGMTHITMQLPMWVQTGSPDEVLERMRQPETRQKALEHLKSTNLADRQYIGYTRSGEFAGMTLGEAARSVNKSNEEFAYDLVLDEDGIQAFVMFWPAPEAEVDAVLNQTAPHPLMMVASDGVYDCTHPHPRGQGCFAQMLRKFVRERGLLSLEEAVYKMSGFPAERYRLKDRGALREGAPADVVVFDPHTVADRATFEAPIQPPDGIPHVFVNGIPVIENHEPTEHRPGQVLRRG
- a CDS encoding OmpA family protein, producing MELTPTSQKETEETWISISDMMAGLMVIFLFIAISYMLYVRSEKDKIEQIAHTYNQLQSALIDSLNNEFRYDFEKWNAELVDTTLSIQFRANRLNVLFGQGEAKLRPYFQNILSEFFPRYLEVLKQFKDEITEIRIEGHTSSEWITGVGPDKAYILNMELSQGRTRSVLEFVLQMPSIEQQDRNWIKGVLTANGLSSSQLLFVEGTEDREDRVKSRRVEFRVQTNAEKRIDIIVNQKQGS
- a CDS encoding NUDIX domain-containing protein translates to MTKVIEGERNRFHGVEVGSDALPDTADGFMERLDHSIREWKAEGLQVAWFKVPLSRAFLIPALVDAGSVFHHSTTDYLMLTLRLAEGAFVPMYATHYIGAGGVVINEKNELLVVCERFRGGRAPYYKLPGGALQPEEHLAEGVVREVFEETGVPTRFDGLVCFRHWHGYRYDKSDIYFVCRLKPLHQIIKMQASEIEECLWMSVATYMGSENVSQFNKLIVKAAVENQGLKETWVDGYGDPDRYEFFMPE
- a CDS encoding HNH endonuclease signature motif containing protein, whose protein sequence is MNLPDFKQHELFNRFRRMMNARLVDWSEGGLWNSIDIDEILETTGHDISPEELTIAGDGTLEYKGRKVVVYIRDQRVQYQPYKFHVADCKKLTEMRDNDRYHRYVVSNRTDGTFTVNSYDRGQIVEKDATKKMSICRYCLIRLNYNGYANRDDQSRNRILESFELDKFFRRYSSHITIEPTHTNVTAPADSYTVHWEQISRLFKARKNWQCEECQVSLYDRRMYLHVHHKDGDKNNNKRENLQALCIACHAKLPHHDHLTQQPEYIAYINWKHTIQGPTHG
- a CDS encoding M3 family oligoendopeptidase: MDWDLASYFPAFDGPEMRRFKADLRDDLDALLTGASDTAPLGSDNQEAWERIVLSFEDVVTRLRHLGSYVSCITSADANNEDFAAEEGALSLLDAQMSKILVELQRGFKSPSDEEFEAFTSRPALRDAQFRIARIREQSRFTMSTEEEHLASDLGVDGIEAWGRLYDRVSGKLTFGMAYPDGRLEQVPMSQRRALMEHPDRRVRRAAFEGGNEAWASIETVPAAALNAIGGTRLTLYRHRGMDHYLDKALFQAAISRETLDAMFEAVFSEIDVARSILAYKARLMGGRTLGWYDLSAPLTVENKDEPSWEDARTLVHRAFSAGYPALADYTAEAYEKNWIDWSPRPGKRPGAFCTGSPLTKESRVYMTYNDNMGDMLTLAHELGHAFHGHLMREERTLNRAYPMTLAESASTFGEMLLMRGLMEEPDISTETRAFLLNLEASDGATYLLDIPVRFEFEKAFHEERTAGEVSISRLKELMVETQRRVLGGVLDPDGGDPYFWASKLHFYITDTTFYNFPYTFGYLLSRGLFAQYERQGPDFLPGYEQYLKLTGSDTAENVVRRSTGLELTEPAFWSDAIRGLEGVLDQLKVSVAGSRAVLN